From a region of the Clupea harengus chromosome 9, Ch_v2.0.2, whole genome shotgun sequence genome:
- the LOC105904804 gene encoding extracellular calcium-sensing receptor, with amino-acid sequence MTMIFAIEEINNSTELLPGFTLGYKIFGSCPSIPLSVGASLALMNGLVSESCVRPDTVHAVIGETTSTATIDIARTMGPFHIPVLSHSATCACLSNRKEFPSFFRTIPSDYHQSRALAKLVKHFGWTWVGAIRSRSDYGDGGMATFLSAAEKEGVCIEYSVAIYRTDPREKFLDVVNIISKSTSKVIVAFADGNDLDILLKELFLQNVTGFQWVGSEGWITYRYVATQTNYAVVGGAVGFAVPNAIIPGLQEFMLDAHPSMQPGNQGLVEMWESVFDCSFDPHSHSTAKACTGEESLGDTDTRFTDVSDASLLNNIYKAVYAVAHSLDELLACENGRGPFANQSCASKNKIEPWQVLHYLTMVNFTTKQRESVSFDHRGDPAARYSLVNWQMNTAGTISFESIGIYDASLQAGQQFMMEKDVTAVWAGDKQEVPRSICSESCLPGTRRAFVKGKPICCFDCLRCADGEFSNTTNAVICLSCPPEFKSNEERTQCDLKNIEYLTFKELMGILLVTFSVFGGCLTITIGLIFFHYRQTPIVRANNSELSFLLLFSLTLCFLCSLTFIGRPSQWSCMLRHTAFGITFVLCISCVLGKTLVVLMAFRANLPGTNVMKWFGPLQQRLSVLGFTLIQVLICVLWLTISPPFPYKNMHHYKDKIILECDVGSAIGFWAILGYIGVLAVLCFILAFLARKLPDNFNEAKLITFSMLIFCAVWITFIPSYVSSPGKFTVAVEIFAILASSYGMLFCIFIPKCYIILFKPEKNTKKHVMGKVPTKAL; translated from the exons ATGACTATGATCTTTGCCATTGAGGAGATTAACAACAGCACAGAGCTCCTGCCTGGGTTCACACTGGGATATAAGATCTTTGGCTCCTGTCCCAGCATTCCCCTGTCTGTCGGGGCCTCTCTTGCCCTAATGAATGGCCTAGTGTCAGAGAGCTGTGTCAGACCTGACACTGTGCATGCAGTCATAGGGGAAACTACATCCACAGCCACCATAGACATTGCAAGGACCATGGGGCCGTTTCACATTCCTGTG CTCAGTCATTCAGCCACATGTGCCTGTCTGAGTAACAGGAAAGAGTTCCCCTCCTTCTTCAGAACCATTCCCAGTGACTACCACCAGAGCAGGGCACTGGCTAAGTTGGTCAAGCATTTTGGCTGGACTTGGGTTGGGGCCATCAGAAGCAGGAGTGATTATGGAGACGGTGGAATGGCCACTTTTCTCAGTGCAGCTGAGAAAGAGGGTGTCTGCATTGAATATTCTGTGGCCATCTATAGGACTGACCCACGTGAAAAGTTTCTCGATGTGGTCAATATCATCAGTAAGTCTACATCTAAAGTAATTGTGGCTTTTGCAGATGGCAATGATCTAGATATTCTCCTTAAGGAACTCTTCCTCCAGAATGTCACTGGTTTTCAGTGGGTTGGCAGTGAGGGTTGGATCACATACAGGTATGTTGCAACTCAGACAAACTACGCAGTGGTCGGTGGGGCAGTGGGCTTTGCCGTGCCCAATGCAATCATCCCTGGGCTGCAAGAGTTCATGCTGGATGCCCATCCCTCCATGCAGCCTGGGAATCAGGGGCTAGTGGAGATGTGGGAGAGCGTGTTTGACTGCAGCTTTgaccctcactcacacagcacagccaaAGCCTGCACAGGGGAGGAGTCCCtgggagacacagacactcgTTTCACAGATGTATCGGATGCCAGTCTACTCAACAACATATACAAAGCCGTGTATGCTGTGGCACACTCTCTGGATGAGCTCCTTGCCTGTGAGAATGGTCGAGGGCCATTTGCAAATCAGTCCTGTGCGAGCAAAAACAAAATTGAGCCGTGGCAG GTGTTACATTATCTGACCATGGTGAATTTCACCACAAAGCAAAGGGAAAGTGTATCTTTTGATCACCGGGGCGACCCAGCTGCTCGATATTCCCTTGTGAACTGGCAGATGAACACTGCTGGCACCATCTCTTTTGAGTCTATAGGCATTTATGATGCATCTCTACAGGCGGGCCAGCAGTTCATGATGGAAAAAGATGTCACTGCAGTCTGGGCTGGAGACAAACAGGAG GTACCCAGGTCAATCTGCAGTGAGAGCTGCCTGCCAGGTACCCGGAGGGCATTTGTGAAAGGAAAGCCCATCTGCTGCTTTGACTGCCTCCGTTGTGCAGACGGCGAATTCAGTAACACCACAA ATGCAGTCATATGCTTGTCCTGTCCACCTGAATTCAAGTCAAATGAAGAGAGAACTCAGTGTGATTTGAAAAATATTGAATACTTAACTTTTAAGGAACTAATGGGGATACTGCTAGTGACATTCTCTGTGTTTGGTGGGTGTTTAACCATCACAATAGGCCTGATATTCTTCCACTACAGGCAAACACCTATTGTCAGAGCCAACAACTCAGAGCTGAGTTTCCTGCTGCTCTTCTCACTGACTCTGTGTTTCCTTTGCTCTCTTACTTTCATTGGTCGGCCCTCTCAGTGGTCCTGTATGTTGCGTCACACAGCGTTTGGGATCACCTTTGTTCTCTGCATCTCCTGTGTTCTGGGGAAAACATTAGTGGTGTTAATGGCCTTCAGAGCCAATCTTCCAGGCACTAATGTCATGAAGTGGTTTGGGCCTCTGCAACAGAGACTCAGTGTTCTTGGCTTCACCCTCATACAAGTCCTTATATGTGTCCTTTGGTTAACTATATCCCCTCCTTTCCCATACAAGAATATGCATCACTATAAAGATAAGATCATTCTAGAATGTGATGTGGGGTCAGCTATAGGATTCTGGGCCATATTGGGATACATTGGAGTCCTTGCTGTCTTGTGTTTCATACTAGCTTTTCTGGCTCGTAAACTGCCTGATAACTTTAATGAAGCCAAACTCATCACATTCAGTATGCTGATATTCTGTGCAGTCTGGATCACTTTTATCCCATCTTATGTCAGCTCTCCGGGAAAATTTACTGTAGCAGTGGAGATATTTGCCATTTTAGCATCTAGTTATGGAatgcttttttgtatttttatcccaaaatgttacattattttattcaaaccagagaaaaacacaaagaagcATGTAATGGGAAAAGTGCCGACTAAAGCGCTCTGA
- the LOC105904805 gene encoding extracellular calcium-sensing receptor-like: MPLCVLLLVYTLLAKAEKPFCHLMGMPEVPLLSKEGDVIIGGAFSIHSKVTQPTITFRGKPEPVTCSSINFREFRFAQTMIFAIEEINNSSSLLPNVSIGYKIYDSCGSTLLSMRSAMALLNGQDLTVEDSCAGQSAVHAIIGESESSSTIVLSRTTGPFKIPVISHFATCACLSNRKEFPSFFRTIPSDYYQSRALAQLVRHFGWTWVGAVRSDNDYGNNGMATFVEAAQREGVCVEYSEAILRTNSRERIASVVEVIRMGTARVLVAFLAQSEMEVLLEEALLQNLTGLQWIGSESWITARHLATRKTARIISGAIGFTISRSKIPGLRDFLLRVNPSENNSSSILREFWETAFQCQLSEQSNINSMRQCSGSENLTELKNPFTDLSELRISNNVYKAVYTVAHSVQNLLNCTDGQHPFEARECILKESIKPGQVLHYLHGVNFTMPSGEKVYFDQDGDPAARYELVNWQKNAAEDTVFVTVGEYDASQPEGKQFAMKDVNIVWAGNSNSKPSSVCSESCLPGYRQAAIRGRPVCCFSCVQCAEGEVSSKMDSTECTKCPLEFWSNKDHSRCTLKQMEFLSFTENMGIILTLFSLAGACFTIVVAVVFFCFIDTPLVKASNSELSFLLLFSLTLCFLCSLTFIGRPSEWSCRLRHTAFGITFALCLSCILSKTMIVVMAFKASVPGAGVPQCSLPLQRLSVLCGTLLQVIICALWLALAPPVPNKNMAYSTNKIILECDLGSAVGFWGVLGYIGLLAVLCFILAFLARKLPDNFNEAKFITFSMLIFCAVWITFIPAYVSSPGKMTVAVEIFAILASSFGLLFCIFLPKCYIIIFKPDRNTKKHVMGKAHVKSQ; encoded by the exons ATGCCTCTCTGTGTACTACTCCTGGTCTACACCTTGCTGGCAAAGGCAGAGAAGCCTTTCTGTCACTTGATGGGGATGCCGGAGGTACCCTTGTTATCAAAGGAAGGAGATGTGATCATCGGAGGAGCATTTTCAATTCACAGCAAAGTCACACAACCAACAATAACTTTTAGGGGGAAACCAGAACCTGTCACATGCTCAAG CATAAACTTCAGAGAATTCCGCTTTGCTCAGACAATGATTTTTGCCATTGAGGAGATCAATAACAGCAGTAGCTTACTTCCAAATGTGTCCATAGGTTATAAAATATATGACAGTTGTGGCTCAACTCTGTTGTCTATGAGATCAGCTATGGCTTTATTGAATGGACAAGACCTCACAGTGGAGGATTCGTGTGCTGGGCAGTCAGCAGTGCATGCAATTATAGGAGAATCCGAGTCCTCCTCAACTATAGTACTTTCCAGAACTACAGGACCCTTCAAAATACCTGTG ATCAGTCATTTTGCCACTTGTGCCTGTCTGAGTAACAGGAAAGAGTTCCCCTCCTTCTTCAGAACCATTCCCAGTGactactaccagagcagggcaCTGGCTCAGCTTGTAAGACACTTTGGCTGGACCTGGGTTGGGGCTGTGAGAAGTGATAACGATTATGGAAACAATGGTATGGCAACATTTGTGGAggctgcacagagagagggagtgtgcgtTGAGTACTCAGAGGCCATTCTGAGGACGAACTCTCGTGAGAGGATTGCCAGTGTGGTGGAGGTCATAAGAATGGGCACAGCTCGTGTGCTGGTGGCCTTTCTGGcacagagtgagatggaggTGCTGCTGGAAGAGGCCCTCCTTCAAAATCTCACTGGGCTGCAGTGGATAGGGAGTGAGTCCTGGATCACAGCTAGGCACCTGGCCACACGAAAGACAGCCAGGATCATCAGTGGAGCCATTGGCTTTACGATAAGCAGGTCAAAAATCCCCGGGCTGAGGGACTTCCTCTTGAGGGTGAATCCATCAGAAAACAATTCCAGCTCCATTCTGAGAGAGTTCTGGGAGACAGCATTCCAATGCCAGTTGTCTGAACAAAGCAATATAAATAGTATGAGGCAATGTTCAGGTTCAGAAAACCTGACAGAGCTTAAAAACCCCTTTACTGATTTGTCAGAGCTTAGGATCTCCAATAATGTGTACAAAGCAGTATACACAGTGGCTCACAGCGTGCAGAACCTTTTGAACTGTACAGATGGTCAACATCCTTTTGAGGCCAGAGAGTGTATTCTGAAAGAAAGTATTAAGCCAGGTCAG GTATTACATTATTTACATGGGGTGAATTTTACAATGCCTTCTGGAGAGAAGGTTTACTTCGACCAAGATGGAGATCCAGCAGCAAGATATGAGTTGGTGAACTGGCAGAAAAATGCTGCAGAAGAcactgtgtttgtgactgttggGGAATATGATGCCTCACAGCCGGAAGGCAAGCAGTTTGCCATGAAAGATGTCAATATTGTTTGGGCTGGCAACAGCAACTCA AAACCAAGCTCTGTGTGCAGTGAGAGCTGCCTCCCAGGCTATCGCCAGGCTGCGATCAGAGGGAGGCCCGTGTGCTGTTTctcctgtgtgcagtgtgctgagGGAGAGGTCAGCAGTAAAATGG ATTCTACAGAATGCACAAAGTGTCCTCTGGAGTTCTGGTCAAATAAAGACCACAGCCGCTGCACTCTGAAGCAGATGGAgttcctctctttcactgaaAACATGGGAATCATCTTGACTCTATTCTCTCTTGCAGGCGCCTGCTTCACTATTGTTGTGGCAGTTGTGTTCTTTTGTTTCATCGACACGCCCCTGGTTAAAGCCAGTAATTCAGAGCTCAGCTTTCTGCTGTTGTTTTCTCTCACCCTGTGTTTCCTTTGTTCTCTCACTTTCATCGGTCGGCCCTCTGAGTGGTCCTgcagactgagacacacagcgTTTGGGATCAcgtttgctctctgtctgtcctgtatTCTGTCTAAGACTATGATAGTGGTCATGGCTTTTAAAGCCTCAGTACCAGGTGCTGGGGTTCCTCAATGTTCATTGCCCTTGCAGAGACTGAGTGTATTGTGCGGTACACTTCTGCAAGTGATCATATGTGCCCTATGGCTAGCACTTGCTCCTCCAGTTCCAAACAAGAACATGGCTTACTCCACCAATAAAATCATTCTAGAATGTGATCTTGGATCAGCTGTGGGATTCTGGGGTGTGCTGGGATACATTGGACTCCTAGCTGTCTTGTGTTTCATACTGGCTTTTTTGGCTCGAAAGTTGCCAGATAACTTTAATGAGGCCAAATTCATCACATTCAGTATGCTGATATTTTGTGCAGTCTGGATCACTTTTATCCCAGCTTATGTCAGCTCTCCTGGTAAAATGACTGTAGCAGTGGAGATATTTGCCATTTTAGCTTCTAGCTTTGGTCTCCTTTTCTGCATATTTCTTCCTAAATGttacataataatatttaaaccagatagaaacacaaagaaacacgtGATGGGTAAAGCACATGTGAAATCACAGTGA
- the LOC105904806 gene encoding extracellular calcium-sensing receptor-like — MIFTIEEINRSGALLPNVTIGYRIYDNCGSTLSSMRAAMALMNGHGLISEESCTGQSAVHAIIGESESSSTIVLSRTTGPFKIPVISHSATCECLSSRKEFPSFFRTIASDYYQSRALAQLVKYFGWTWVGAVNSDSDYGNNGMSIFLEAAEEEGICVEYSEKFHRTEPDKLLKVVDVIREGSAKVIVAFLAHVEMNNLLEQLTLQNITGLQMIGVEAWITADSLITPTSFRVLGGSLGFAVGKANISGFNDFVIKQFWDTSFQCRKNNISGDENLCSRHEELIEWRYYNDDVPELRYSSNIYKAIYAVAHSLHSLLQCSTHAGCDKDLQTEPWKVVEALKTVNFTVKTKEQVWFDSTGAAAARYEVVNWQQGPDGTVHFKPVGYYDVSLPAGRRFVLSEDSIVWPGGSGQRPVSVCSESCPLGTRKAVQKGKPVCCYDCIPCGEGEISNETDSNNCKLCPGQYWPNPGKDKCVLKAVEFLLFTEVMGIVLVFFSLFGVFLTVITAIVFMLKNDTPIVKANNSELSFLLLFSLTLCFLCSLTFIGRPSQWSCMLRHTAFGITFVLCISCVLGKTIVVLMAFRANLPGTNVMKWFGPLQQRLSVLGFTLIQVLICVLWLTISPPFPYKNMNLYKDKIVLECDVGSAVGFWAILGYIGLLAVLCFILAFLARKLPDNFNEAKFITFSMLIFCAVWITFIPAYVSSPGKFTVAVEIFAILASSFGLLFCIFAPKCYVILIRPELNTKKHLMGKMPSKSL, encoded by the exons ATGATTTTCACCATTGAGGAAATCAACAGAAGCGGAGCTCTTCTTCCAAACGTCACCATCGGTTATAGGATCTATGACAACTGTGGTTCAACTCTGTCATCAATGAGAGCTGCAATGGCTCTAATGAATGGTCATGGACTCATATCAGAGGAATCTTGTACAGGACAATCAGCTGTTCATGCCATTATAGGAGAGTCCGAGTCCTCTTCAACTATAGTACTTTCCAGAACAACAGGACCCTTCAAAATACCTGTG ATCAGCCACTCTGCTACATGTGAGTGTTTAAGCAGTAGGAAAGAGTTCCCCTCCTTCTTCAGGACCATTGCCAGTGactactaccagagcagggccCTGGCTCAACTGGTCAAATACTTTGGCTGGACCTGGGTGGGAGCAGTGAACAGTGACAGTGACTACGGCAACAATGGGATGTCAATATTTCTGGAGGCTGCCGAGGAGGAGGGCATTTGTGTGGAATACTCAGAGAAATTTCACAGAACAGAGCCGGATAAATTATTAAAGGTCGTGGATGTTATCAGAGAGGGGTCTGCCAAAGTGATAGTAGCATTTCTAGCACACGTTGAGATGAATAACCTACTGGAACAGCTCACTCTGCAAAATATAACTGGCTTGCAAATGATTGGCGTTGAGGCCTGGATTACTGCAGATAGTCTGATTACTCCAACAAGCTTCAGAGTCTTAGGTGGGTCGCTTGGCTTTGCAGTGGGGAAAGCCAACATAAGTGGCTTTAATGATTTTGTGATAAAGCAATTTTGGGACACGTCTTTCCAGTGCCGGAAGAACAATATCTCAGGAGATGAGAATCTGTGTAGCAGACACGAAGAACTTATTGAGTGGAGGTACTATAATGACGATGTACCAGAACTCAGATATTCAAGCAACATCTACAAAGCCATCTATGCTGTGGCACATTCTCTGCACAGTCTTCTGCAATGCAGCACCCATGCTGGATGTGACAAAGATTTGCAAACCGAGCCCTGGAAG GTGGTTGAGGCTCTTAAAACAGTAAATTTCACTGTAAAGACAAAGGAGCAGGTGTGGTTTGACAGCACAGGTGCAGCAGCTGCCAGGTATGAGGTGGTGAACTGGCAGCAAGGGCCAGATGGAACAGTGCACTTTAAGCCTGTGGGCTACTATGATGTCTCGCTGCCAGCAGGACGTCGCTTTGTCCTCAGTGAAGACAGCATAGTTTGGCCAGGAGGCTCTGGACAG aggcctgtgtctgtgtgcagtgagagCTGTCCCCTAGGCACCAGGAAGGCTGTGCAGAAAGGCAAGCCTGTCTGCTGCTATGACTGTATACcatgtggagagggagagatcagcAATGAAACAG ATTCTAATAACTGCAAACTGTGCCCAGGACAGTACTGGCCAAATCCTGGCAAAGATAAATGTGTATTAAAGGCTGTTGAGTTTCTCTTATTCACAGAGGTTATGGGAATAGTGTTAgtatttttttccctgtttGGTGTCTTTTTAACTGTAATCACAGCCATTGTATTTATGTTAAAGAACGACACTCCTATAGTAAAAGCCAACAACTCAGAGCTGAGTTTCCTGCTGCTCTTCTCACTGACTCTGTGTTTCCTTTGCTCTCTTACTTTCATTGGTCGGCCCTCTCAGTGGTCCTGTATGTTGCGTCACACAGCGTTTGGGATCACCTTTGTTCTCTGCATCTCCTGTGTTCTGGGGAAAACAATAGTGGTGTTAATGGCCTTCAGAGCCAATCTTCCAGGCACTAATGTCATGAAGTGGTTTGGGCCTCTGCAACAGAGACTCAGTGTTCTTGGCTTCACCCTCATACAAGTCCTTATATGTGTCCTTTGGTTAACTATATCACCTCCATTCCCATATAAGAATATGAACCTTTACAAAGACAAGATCGTTCTAGAATGTGATGTGGGTTCAGCTGTAGGATTCTGGGCCATATTAGGCTATATTGGACTCCTTGCTGTCTTGTGTTTCATATTGGCTTTTTTGGCTCGAAAGCTACCTGATAACTTTAATGAAGCCAAATTCATCACATTCAGTATGCTGATATTCTGTGCAGTCTGGATCACCTTCATACCAGCTTATGTCAGCTCTCCCGGGAAGTTTACTGTAGCAGTGGAGATATTTGCAATACTGGCGTCTAGTTTTGGtttattgttttgtatatttgctCCAAAgtgttatgttattttaatACGGCCTGAACTAAACACAAAGAAGCATTTGATGGGCAAAATGCCCTCCAAGTCTCTGTAA